The sequence GCAAATATCCATCGCCCATCTCTCGCGAATCAATCGTGCGAGAGAGAATCACCTTAGGTAGGCCTCGAATACCTAAATGTGTGAACACAACAGCCGCAAGGGGGGAGGGGATCGGTCGGCGTCGCGGCTTAGAATGAGAATAGCCGGCTAATTCCATTGCTTCTACCCGTCATGGCTCGACCGTCCCCTACGGATTGACCGCCATCGCCTGCCGGCCCTCGCCGGCGTCGTCCGGCGCGCCCTGCGGCGGCCGCATCCGTCCGACGGCGAGGAACACGCAGGCGGCGGCGAGGCCCGCCGCGCCGAAGACGATGCCGGCGAGCTCGTAGGAGTGCCAGCGGTCATAGGCCAGGCCCAGGGCCATCGGGCCGACCAGGCCGCCGAGGTTGAAGACGCCGAAGCACAGGCCGAACACCTTGCCATAGGCCTGCTGGCCGTAGCGCCGGCGCAGGACATAGGCCATCACGTCGCCCTCGCCGCCGAGCGCCACGCCGAGCAGCATGGCGGCGAGGTAGGGCGAGCCCTGCAGCGAGGAGACGGTGAGCAGCACGCAGCCGCAGGCCGCCGAGGCGAAGAACAGGAAGCCGAGGACATAGGCGGACATGCGGTCGAGCAGCACGCCGCCGACGGCGCGGCCGACGATCACCAGGATGCCCATGGCGGAGAGCGCCGCTGCCGTCTCGGCCGGGCCCATGCCGCGGTCCCCGAGGATCGGGCCGAGCTGCGAGGTGGTGCCCCAGTAGATCGCGCCGATCACGGTGAAGGCGCCCACCAGGAGCCAGTAGTCGGCGGCGCGCACCACCGCGGCGAAGGCGAGGCCGCCGACCTCGGGCTCCTGCGCCGCCGGCAGGCTCTCCCGGTCGCGGATCAGCAGCAGCGCGTTGGCGATGCCGACCACGGCGACGAGCGCGGCGAGAGCCGGAAAGCCGCCGCGCCAGCCGAAGGCGGCCTCCGCGGCGCGGGCGGCCATCGGCATCAGCGTGCCGCCGAAGCCGATGCCGAGCGAGGCGATGGAGAGGCTGAGGCCGAGATTGCGGTCGAACCATTTGGGCAGGAGCGACAGCACGCTCGGCGGGTTGGAGAAGCTGCCGAGCGCGCCCATGGCGAAGGCCAGGGCGACATAGGCGGGGAAGGAGGCGACGGCGCCGAAGGCGGCCAGCGCCACCGGCAGGCCGATCGCCGCGACCAGGATCACCGGGCGGTTGCCGATGCGGTCGAGCAGGGCGCCCGCCACGGTCGAGACCAGCGCGACGGCGAGCTGGGCCACGGAGAAGCCGGCCGACATCTCGGCCCGGCTCCAGCCGAGCTCGGCCGCCATGGCCTTGGAGAACACGCCGAGCGTGAAGAGGTAGATCGGCGCGAAGGAGACCGTCAGCGCGACCAGGCAGCCGGCCAGGACCGTCCATTTGTTGGGCATCGCTCCCTCCCCGGAGACATGCATTCGGGTCGCCCGGCGTCGCTCTCAAGCCTCGAGGCGGATGGCGGAGGCGCCGGCGAGGTCCACGGCGCGGACGCGGTTGCGCAGCGCGCCCAGGCCCTCGCCGGTCACGACGACCTCGTCGCCGTCTTTCAGGAAAAGCGGGGGCTGGCGCGACTGGCCGACCCCGCTCGGCGTGCCGGTGAGCAGCACGTCGCCCGGCCTGACCGTCATGCCGAAGGAGAGCTCGGCGACGAGATCGGGGATGGCAAAGGCCATCTGCCGCGTGCTGGCGCGCTGCAGGACCTGGCCGTTGACGGCGCATTCGAGCTGCAGGTCCGACGGGTCGATCTCGTCGGCCGTCACCAGCATCGGCCCGAGCGGCGTCGTGGCGTCGATGCTCTTGCCCTTCATCCATTGGCCGCCGTGCCGGCGCTGCAGGTCGCGCTGCGACACGTCGTTGGCGAGGCAATAGCCGAAGACGTGGTCGAGCGCCTGCGTGGCCGGGATCGAGCGGCCCGCCCGCCCGAAGACGAGCGCCAGCTCGGCCTCGTAGTCCCAGGTCGGCGAGATGGCGGGATCGACGGCGATGTCGTCGTGCGGGCCGATCACCGCGTCGGGCCCCTTGGTGAAGAAGGTCGGCGCCTTCGGCCGCTCCTGCGCCGGCCGGGCGGCGCGGCCCTCCTCGAAATGGTCCCAGTAGTTCCAGCCGGTGCACAGCACGTCGCGGCGAAAGCGTGTGATCGGCGGGGCGAGCGCGGCACCGGCCAGCGGCACGCGGCGGCTCGACCGCTCGCGCACCAGCGCGCCGACCGCCTCGCGCGCCGCCACGCCGCCTTCGATGACGGCGACGAGATCGGCAAAGAGCGGCGAGAGCAGCACGATCTCGTCGGCGTCGACGACGCCGGGCACGATACCCTCGGGCAGGCGGAGGCTGACATATCTCATGGCGTGGCTTCCTGCTGATGGGCCGGCGCGCCGAAGACGGCGGCGAGAAGGTCGCGGCAGAGGCTCTCCAGGCCGTCGCTGTCGGATGCGAGGCCGAAGACGTACTTGTCGGGCCGCACCAGCGCCGCCCTGGCCGAGCGCTGCGCCAGCCAGTCCCGCAGCAGCTCGCCCTCCTCGGCGATCTCGCCCAGGGCGGGCGGCACGCCCGCCTCGCCGAGATGCAGGTGCACGGCGCCGAGCCGCTCCATGACGGCTGCTGCCGCGGCGCCGCGGCGGGTCTCGCCGGCGGTGAGGATGAGGAAACGCTCGGGCGCGAGATCGTCCAGCAGGGCCCGGCCGCCGGCATGCTCGCGCACCACCGGCTGCGGGAACAGGCTGCCCGCCGCCGGCGCCGGCCGGCCGTCGGGGCCGCGGGCGATCAGGCCGGCCTCGAGGTCGGGGATCAGCTTCTGGCGCACCGTCACGGCGGTGCCGGCATCGAGCGCGTCGCCGAGCCTGGCGTCGCGGCGCCGGGCCGCCTCGACGTCGAGCTCGCCGATGATCTCGCCGATCTCCTTGGTCGTCGCCACCAGGTGACGGATATGCGGCTTGCGCTCGGCCTCGTAGCTGTCGAGGATCGCCGCCGGCAGGGCGCCGGCGATGACCTCGCTCAGCTTCCAGCCGAGATTGGCGACGTCGCGGATGCCCGAGCACAGGCCCTGGGCCAGGAAGGGCGGCATCTGGTGGGCGGCGTCACCGGCCAGGAAGATGCGGCCGCGGCGCCAGTGCCGCGCCACCAGGGCGTGGAAGCGATAGGTGGCGACGCGCCAGAGCTCGATCGCCTCGGGATCGACGAAGGGCGCCAGCCTGGCGCACAGCCTGTCCGCGTCGGCGTGGTCCTCCGGCGTCTCGCCCGGCATCAGCTTCAG comes from Labrys wisconsinensis and encodes:
- a CDS encoding MFS transporter, which gives rise to MPNKWTVLAGCLVALTVSFAPIYLFTLGVFSKAMAAELGWSRAEMSAGFSVAQLAVALVSTVAGALLDRIGNRPVILVAAIGLPVALAAFGAVASFPAYVALAFAMGALGSFSNPPSVLSLLPKWFDRNLGLSLSIASLGIGFGGTLMPMAARAAEAAFGWRGGFPALAALVAVVGIANALLLIRDRESLPAAQEPEVGGLAFAAVVRAADYWLLVGAFTVIGAIYWGTTSQLGPILGDRGMGPAETAAALSAMGILVIVGRAVGGVLLDRMSAYVLGFLFFASAACGCVLLTVSSLQGSPYLAAMLLGVALGGEGDVMAYVLRRRYGQQAYGKVFGLCFGVFNLGGLVGPMALGLAYDRWHSYELAGIVFGAAGLAAACVFLAVGRMRPPQGAPDDAGEGRQAMAVNP
- a CDS encoding fumarylacetoacetate hydrolase family protein, whose product is MRYVSLRLPEGIVPGVVDADEIVLLSPLFADLVAVIEGGVAAREAVGALVRERSSRRVPLAGAALAPPITRFRRDVLCTGWNYWDHFEEGRAARPAQERPKAPTFFTKGPDAVIGPHDDIAVDPAISPTWDYEAELALVFGRAGRSIPATQALDHVFGYCLANDVSQRDLQRRHGGQWMKGKSIDATTPLGPMLVTADEIDPSDLQLECAVNGQVLQRASTRQMAFAIPDLVAELSFGMTVRPGDVLLTGTPSGVGQSRQPPLFLKDGDEVVVTGEGLGALRNRVRAVDLAGASAIRLEA
- a CDS encoding bifunctional 3-(3-hydroxy-phenyl)propionate/3-hydroxycinnamic acid hydroxylase, with translation MSTPFYDVIIVGYGPVGAVLANRLGHDGLRVLVVEQMAGIYDKPRAINIDHEVMRALQSVGLADRVEPTTILHPGTDFIGLDGRLIKVFAPLSPPYPLHWAPNLMFVQPEFEPILRAGAERYPCVTVRLSTRALAVEQDEDGVRLALRPVDGGAEETVSGRYLVACDGAASPVRKQLGIAQDSLDFDEWWTVVDAWLQRPTPLPRRTTQFCWPSGPTTYVVGPGALRRWELKLMPGETPEDHADADRLCARLAPFVDPEAIELWRVATYRFHALVARHWRRGRIFLAGDAAHQMPPFLAQGLCSGIRDVANLGWKLSEVIAGALPAAILDSYEAERKPHIRHLVATTKEIGEIIGELDVEAARRRDARLGDALDAGTAVTVRQKLIPDLEAGLIARGPDGRPAPAAGSLFPQPVVREHAGGRALLDDLAPERFLILTAGETRRGAAAAAVMERLGAVHLHLGEAGVPPALGEIAEEGELLRDWLAQRSARAALVRPDKYVFGLASDSDGLESLCRDLLAAVFGAPAHQQEATP